A single window of Streptomyces xanthii DNA harbors:
- a CDS encoding adenylosuccinate lyase, which produces MDEESRTVTERIRKEAGGAPAFERLAATGDRDTLAAVLTAPEQPLWARELAAHRLGLAGDRRAFEALVLLLNHRDPDRCAAAADALAALQDPRTARAAAALATNELRVAYALHPIRLLTRLRAPESAPALITTLRRRLAPHDPYRKVALACVEGLGSLADPRAREVLTEASAHPRLAMAAAAALARLPAS; this is translated from the coding sequence ATGGACGAAGAGTCGCGAACGGTGACGGAACGCATCCGGAAGGAAGCCGGTGGGGCGCCCGCCTTCGAGCGGCTCGCCGCGACGGGGGACCGCGACACCCTGGCCGCGGTGCTCACCGCGCCCGAACAGCCGTTGTGGGCGAGGGAACTGGCCGCTCACCGGCTCGGCCTCGCGGGCGACCGGCGCGCGTTCGAGGCCCTCGTCCTGCTGCTCAACCACCGGGACCCGGACCGCTGCGCGGCCGCCGCCGACGCGCTCGCCGCGTTACAGGACCCGCGCACCGCCCGCGCCGCGGCCGCGCTCGCCACGAACGAGCTGCGCGTCGCCTACGCCCTGCACCCGATCCGGCTGCTGACCCGGCTGCGCGCCCCCGAATCCGCCCCGGCCCTGATCACCACGCTGCGCCGGCGCCTGGCCCCGCACGACCCGTACCGGAAGGTGGCGCTCGCCTGCGTCGAGGGTCTCGGCAGCCTCGCCGACCCCCGGGCCCGCGAGGTGCTCACCGAGGCGAGCGCGCATCCGCGGCTCGCGATGGCGGCGGCCGCGGCCCTGGCCCGGCTCCCGGCCTCCTGA
- a CDS encoding 3-hydroxyacyl-CoA dehydrogenase family protein, producing MDAPLSPLSTIAVVGLGTMGTGIAEVLARAGREVIGIDISEAATGQAVAALEASTARAVRREHLTEQQRADLLARFRTFTDLQAAAGADLVIEVVPESYEIKQQVFRDLDAIVRPETIIATGTNALSVTRLAADSARPERVLGLHFFNPAPAMKLVEVVSSVLTAPTAVTAVTELAVELGKEPVAVGDRPGFVADGLLFGYLNQAAAMYEAKYASREDIDSAMQLGCGLPMGPLALLDLIGIDTARTVLDAMYAESRDRLHAPAPILKQLAEAGLTGRKAGRGFYSYEAPGSEVVVRDALTPLTDADAAPTRTVRSVGVAGSGTMASGIVEVFAKAGYDVVLAARSEEKAEKAKARIAKSLQRSVDKGRMTAETAEQTLSRITPAGTYDAFADVDLALEAVAEDLEIKQQLFATFDKVCKPGAILATTTSSLPVVACARATSRPQDVIGMHFFNPAPAMKLVEVVRTVLTGDDVHATVRDLTLKVRKHPVDCGDRAGFIVNALLFPYLNNAIKMVQEHYATLDDIDAAMKLGGGYPMGPFELLDVVGLDVSLAIEKVLHREFRDPGLAPAPLLEHLVAAGCLGRKTGRGFREYARR from the coding sequence ATGGACGCTCCCCTGTCCCCTCTCTCGACGATCGCCGTCGTCGGTCTCGGCACCATGGGCACCGGCATCGCCGAGGTGCTCGCCCGCGCCGGCCGCGAGGTCATCGGCATCGACATCAGCGAGGCCGCCACCGGGCAGGCCGTCGCCGCCCTGGAGGCCTCGACGGCGCGTGCGGTGCGCCGTGAGCACCTCACCGAGCAGCAGCGTGCGGACCTGCTCGCCCGCTTCCGTACGTTCACCGACCTGCAGGCCGCGGCCGGCGCCGACCTGGTCATCGAGGTCGTGCCCGAGTCGTACGAGATCAAGCAGCAGGTCTTCCGGGACCTGGACGCGATCGTGCGGCCCGAGACGATCATCGCGACGGGCACCAACGCGCTGTCCGTGACCCGGCTCGCCGCCGACTCGGCCCGCCCCGAGCGCGTGCTCGGCCTCCACTTCTTCAACCCTGCGCCCGCGATGAAGCTCGTCGAGGTCGTCTCCAGTGTGCTGACCGCGCCGACCGCGGTCACCGCCGTCACCGAGCTCGCCGTCGAGCTGGGCAAGGAGCCCGTCGCGGTCGGCGACCGGCCCGGTTTCGTCGCGGACGGTCTGCTCTTCGGCTACCTCAACCAGGCCGCCGCGATGTACGAGGCCAAGTACGCCTCCCGCGAGGACATCGACTCCGCGATGCAGCTCGGCTGCGGTCTGCCGATGGGCCCGCTGGCGCTGCTCGACCTGATCGGCATCGACACCGCGCGCACCGTCCTCGACGCGATGTACGCCGAGTCCCGCGACCGGCTGCACGCCCCCGCGCCGATCCTCAAGCAGCTCGCCGAGGCGGGCCTGACCGGCCGCAAGGCGGGCCGCGGCTTCTACTCGTACGAGGCGCCCGGCAGCGAGGTCGTCGTGCGGGACGCGCTGACGCCGCTGACCGACGCGGACGCGGCGCCCACCCGCACGGTGCGCTCCGTCGGTGTCGCCGGCTCCGGGACGATGGCCTCCGGCATCGTCGAGGTGTTCGCGAAGGCCGGCTACGACGTCGTGCTCGCCGCCCGCAGCGAGGAGAAGGCGGAGAAGGCCAAGGCCCGCATCGCCAAGTCGCTCCAGCGCTCCGTCGACAAGGGCCGGATGACCGCCGAGACCGCGGAGCAGACGCTCTCGCGGATCACGCCGGCCGGCACCTACGACGCCTTCGCGGATGTCGACCTCGCGCTCGAGGCCGTCGCCGAGGACCTGGAGATCAAGCAGCAGCTGTTCGCCACGTTCGACAAGGTCTGCAAGCCGGGGGCGATCCTGGCGACGACCACCTCGTCGCTGCCCGTCGTCGCCTGCGCCCGCGCCACCTCGCGGCCGCAGGACGTGATCGGCATGCACTTCTTCAACCCGGCGCCCGCGATGAAGCTCGTCGAGGTCGTGCGCACGGTCCTGACCGGCGACGACGTGCACGCCACCGTCCGCGACCTCACGCTCAAGGTCCGCAAGCACCCGGTGGACTGCGGCGACCGGGCCGGCTTCATCGTGAACGCTTTGCTGTTCCCGTACCTGAACAACGCGATCAAGATGGTGCAGGAGCACTACGCGACGCTGGACGACATCGACGCCGCGATGAAGCTCGGCGGCGGCTACCCGATGGGTCCGTTCGAACTGCTCGACGTGGTCGGCCTGGACGTGTCCCTGGCCATCGAGAAGGTGCTGCACCGCGAGTTCCGCGACCCGGGGCTCGCGCCGGCACCGCTCCTGGAGCACCTGGTGGCCGCGGGCTGCCTCGGCCGCAAGACGGGCCGTGGCTTCCGCGAATATGCCCGGCGCTGA
- a CDS encoding TetR family transcriptional regulator, translating to MQYVRVMPKADQTSRTPAQPDAPAEMSAAGSRAAAQRLKMRRELAAAAMELFSTKGYEATTVDEIAAAAGVARRTFFRHFRSKEEAIFPDHDDTLVRAEAVLNAAPPHEHPLDTVCRGIKEVMKMYASSPTVAVERYRLTREVPTLREAEIASVARYERLFTRYLLGHFDEQAHHDGNDDPLLAEVAASAVVTAHNHVLRRWLRAGGQGDVESQLDHAFAIVRRTFGTGIGAGRTPASPPPAQVSTSGEVLVTVARTDAPLSEIMHTIEEALHNR from the coding sequence ATGCAGTACGTTCGGGTCATGCCCAAGGCCGATCAGACCTCCCGTACCCCAGCTCAGCCCGACGCTCCGGCGGAGATGAGCGCCGCGGGCAGCCGCGCCGCCGCCCAGCGGCTCAAGATGCGCCGGGAGCTCGCGGCCGCGGCGATGGAGCTGTTCTCCACCAAGGGGTACGAGGCGACGACGGTCGACGAGATCGCCGCCGCGGCGGGCGTCGCGCGCCGCACCTTCTTCCGGCACTTCCGCTCCAAGGAAGAGGCGATCTTCCCGGACCACGACGACACGCTCGTGCGCGCGGAGGCGGTGCTCAACGCGGCGCCGCCGCACGAACACCCGCTCGACACGGTCTGCCGGGGCATCAAGGAAGTCATGAAGATGTACGCGTCGTCGCCGACGGTCGCCGTCGAGCGGTACCGGCTGACGCGTGAGGTGCCGACGCTGCGCGAGGCGGAGATCGCCTCGGTGGCCCGCTACGAGCGCCTCTTCACCCGGTACCTGCTCGGCCACTTCGACGAGCAGGCCCACCACGACGGCAACGACGACCCGCTGCTCGCGGAGGTCGCCGCGTCGGCCGTCGTCACGGCGCACAACCACGTGCTGCGGCGCTGGCTGCGGGCGGGCGGCCAGGGTGACGTCGAGTCCCAGCTCGACCACGCCTTCGCGATCGTGCGCCGGACGTTCGGCACCGGCATCGGCGCGGGCCGCACCCCCGCGTCCCCGCCGCCGGCCCAGGTCTCGACCTCCGGGGAGGTCCTGGTCACGGTGGCCCGCACGGACGCGCCCCTCTCCGAGATCATGCACACGATCGAAGAGGCCCTCCACAACCGCTGA
- the ccrA gene encoding crotonyl-CoA carboxylase/reductase, giving the protein MKEILDAIQSQTATSADFAALPLPDSYRAVTVHKDEQEMFAGLASRDKDPRKSLHLDDVALPELGPGEALVAVMASSVNYNSVWTSIFEPVSTFGFLERYGRLSELSKRHDLPYHVIGSDLAGVVLRTGPGVNAWNPGDEVVAHCLSVELESSDGHNDTMLDPEQRIWGFETNFGGLAEIALVKSNQLMPKPDHLSWEEAAAPGLVNSTAYRQLVSRNGAGMKQGDNVLIWGASGGLGSYATQFALAGGANPICVVSSPEKADICRAMGAEAVIDRNAEGYKFWKNEHEQDPREWKRFGKRIRELTGGEDVDIVFEHPGRETFGASVYVTRKGGTIVTCASTSGYNHEYDNRYLWMSLKRIVGSHFANYREAWEANRLIAKGKIHPTLSKVYSLEETGQAAYDVHRNLHQGKVGVLALAPEEGLGVRDHDKRAQHIDAINRFRNI; this is encoded by the coding sequence GTGAAGGAAATCCTGGACGCGATTCAGTCGCAGACCGCCACGTCTGCCGACTTCGCCGCCCTGCCGCTGCCCGACTCGTACCGCGCGGTCACCGTGCACAAGGACGAGCAGGAGATGTTCGCCGGGCTCGCCAGCCGCGACAAGGACCCGCGCAAGTCGCTGCACCTCGACGACGTCGCGCTGCCGGAGCTCGGCCCGGGCGAGGCCCTGGTCGCCGTCATGGCCAGCTCCGTGAACTACAACTCGGTCTGGACCTCGATCTTCGAGCCGGTCTCCACCTTCGGCTTCCTGGAGCGTTACGGCCGGCTCAGCGAGCTCAGCAAGCGCCACGACCTCCCCTACCACGTCATCGGCTCCGACCTCGCGGGCGTCGTCCTGCGCACCGGCCCGGGCGTCAACGCCTGGAACCCGGGCGACGAGGTCGTCGCGCACTGCCTCAGCGTCGAGCTGGAGTCCTCGGACGGCCACAACGACACGATGCTCGACCCCGAGCAGCGCATCTGGGGCTTCGAGACCAACTTCGGCGGCCTCGCCGAGATCGCCCTGGTCAAGTCGAACCAGCTGATGCCGAAGCCCGACCACCTGAGCTGGGAGGAGGCCGCGGCCCCGGGCCTGGTGAACTCCACCGCCTACCGCCAGCTGGTCTCCCGCAACGGCGCCGGCATGAAGCAGGGCGACAACGTCCTGATCTGGGGCGCGAGCGGCGGCCTCGGCTCGTACGCCACCCAGTTCGCCCTGGCCGGCGGCGCCAACCCGATCTGTGTCGTCTCCTCCCCGGAGAAGGCCGACATCTGCCGGGCCATGGGCGCCGAGGCGGTCATCGACCGCAACGCCGAGGGCTACAAGTTCTGGAAGAACGAGCACGAGCAGGACCCGCGCGAGTGGAAGCGCTTCGGCAAGCGCATCCGCGAGCTCACCGGCGGCGAGGACGTGGACATCGTCTTCGAGCACCCGGGCCGCGAGACCTTCGGCGCCTCCGTCTACGTCACCCGCAAGGGCGGCACGATCGTCACCTGCGCGTCGACGTCCGGCTACAACCACGAGTACGACAACCGCTACCTGTGGATGTCGCTGAAGCGGATCGTCGGCTCGCACTTCGCGAACTACCGCGAGGCCTGGGAGGCCAACCGCCTCATCGCCAAGGGCAAGATCCACCCCACCCTGTCGAAGGTCTACTCCCTCGAGGAGACCGGCCAGGCCGCCTACGACGTGCACCGCAACCTCCACCAGGGCAAGGTCGGCGTCCTCGCGCTGGCCCCCGAGGAGGGCCTGGGCGTCCGCGACCACGACAAGCGCGCCCAGCACATCGACGCCATCAACCGCTTCCGCAACATCTGA
- a CDS encoding protein meaA → MTERQKDRPWLMRTYAGHSTAEASNELYRRNLAKGQTGLSVAFDLPTQTGYDPDHVLARGEVGRVGVPVSHLGDMRRLFQDIPLEQMNTSMTINATAMWLLALYQVVAEEQGADIATLQGTTQNDIVKEYLSRGTHVFPPGPSLRLTTDMIAYTVSHIPKWNPINICSYHLQEAGATPVQEIAYAMSTAIAVLDAVRDSGQVPEEKFGDVVARISFFVNAGVRFIEEMCKMRAFGRIWDQITRERYGIENAKQRRFRYGVQVNSLGLTEAQPENNVQRIVLEMLAVTLSKDARARAVQLPAWNEALGLPRPWDQQWSLRIQQVLAHESDLLEYEDIFAGSHVIEKKVDELVAECLAEIDRIQEMGGAMAAVESGYLKSQLVSSHAERRARIEAGDEKIVGVNIYESTEPNPLTADLDAAIMTVDHAVEAQVVRAIGEWKTTRQESSDRQGMGDPFHYPTTGQALERLKEAAAGTENLMEATLECARAGVTTGEWAGALREVFGEFRAPTGVSSAPVAVTAEAGTPLAEVREKVRRTGEELGGKLRLLVGKPGLDGHSNGAEQIAVRARDAGFEVVYQGIRLTPEQIVSAALAEDVHCVGLSILSGSHAELVPDVLDRMREAGATDVPVIVGGIIPNADAEDLKRAGVAAVFTPKDFGITEIIGRIVDEIRKANQLDPLEVPA, encoded by the coding sequence ATGACTGAGCGTCAGAAGGACCGGCCGTGGCTCATGCGCACGTACGCCGGTCACTCCACGGCGGAGGCGTCCAACGAGCTGTACCGGCGCAACCTCGCCAAGGGCCAGACGGGTCTGTCGGTCGCCTTCGACCTGCCGACCCAGACCGGCTACGACCCGGACCACGTCCTCGCCCGCGGCGAGGTCGGCCGGGTCGGCGTCCCGGTCTCGCATCTCGGTGACATGCGACGGCTGTTCCAGGACATCCCCCTGGAGCAGATGAACACCTCGATGACCATCAACGCCACCGCCATGTGGCTTCTGGCGCTCTACCAGGTCGTCGCGGAGGAGCAGGGCGCGGACATCGCGACGCTCCAGGGCACGACGCAGAACGACATCGTCAAGGAGTACCTGTCGCGGGGCACCCACGTGTTCCCGCCCGGGCCCTCCCTGCGTCTGACGACCGACATGATCGCCTACACGGTGTCCCACATCCCCAAGTGGAACCCGATCAACATCTGCTCGTACCACCTCCAGGAGGCGGGGGCCACACCGGTCCAGGAGATCGCGTACGCGATGTCCACCGCCATCGCTGTTCTCGATGCCGTACGCGACTCAGGGCAGGTCCCCGAGGAGAAGTTCGGGGACGTCGTGGCCCGCATCTCCTTCTTCGTGAACGCGGGAGTCCGCTTCATCGAGGAGATGTGCAAGATGCGGGCGTTCGGGCGGATCTGGGACCAGATCACGCGCGAGCGGTACGGCATCGAGAACGCGAAGCAGCGCCGGTTCCGCTACGGCGTGCAGGTCAACTCCCTGGGCCTGACCGAGGCCCAGCCGGAGAACAACGTCCAGCGGATCGTCCTCGAGATGCTGGCCGTCACCCTCTCCAAGGACGCGCGCGCCCGCGCCGTCCAGCTGCCGGCCTGGAACGAGGCCCTGGGCCTCCCGCGGCCGTGGGACCAGCAGTGGTCCCTGCGCATCCAGCAGGTCCTCGCCCACGAGAGCGACCTGCTGGAGTACGAGGACATCTTCGCGGGCTCGCACGTCATCGAGAAGAAGGTCGACGAGCTCGTCGCGGAGTGCCTCGCCGAGATCGACCGGATCCAGGAGATGGGCGGCGCGATGGCCGCCGTCGAGTCCGGCTACCTCAAGTCGCAGCTCGTCTCCTCGCACGCCGAGCGGCGCGCTCGTATCGAGGCCGGCGACGAGAAGATCGTCGGTGTGAACATCTACGAGTCGACCGAGCCGAACCCGCTCACGGCCGACCTGGACGCCGCGATCATGACCGTCGACCACGCCGTCGAGGCGCAGGTCGTCCGGGCCATCGGCGAGTGGAAGACCACCCGTCAGGAGTCCTCCGACCGCCAGGGCATGGGCGACCCGTTCCACTACCCGACCACCGGGCAGGCCCTGGAGCGCCTCAAGGAGGCCGCGGCCGGCACCGAGAACCTGATGGAGGCCACCCTGGAGTGCGCCCGCGCGGGTGTCACGACCGGCGAGTGGGCCGGGGCGCTGCGCGAGGTCTTCGGCGAGTTCCGCGCCCCCACCGGCGTCTCCTCCGCCCCGGTCGCCGTGACCGCCGAGGCGGGCACCCCGCTCGCCGAGGTCCGCGAGAAGGTCCGCCGCACCGGCGAGGAGCTCGGCGGCAAGCTGCGCCTCCTGGTCGGCAAGCCGGGCCTGGACGGGCACTCCAACGGCGCCGAGCAGATCGCCGTGCGGGCCCGCGACGCCGGGTTCGAGGTGGTCTACCAGGGCATCCGGCTCACCCCGGAACAGATCGTGTCCGCCGCGCTCGCCGAGGACGTGCACTGCGTCGGCCTGTCGATCCTCTCCGGATCGCACGCCGAGCTGGTGCCCGACGTCCTGGACCGGATGCGCGAGGCGGGCGCCACCGACGTCCCCGTGATCGTCGGAGGCATCATCCCCAACGCCGACGCCGAGGACCTGAAGCGGGCGGGAGTGGCCGCCGTCTTCACCCCCAAGGACTTCGGCATCACGGAGATCATCGGCCGTATCGTCGACGAGATCCGGAAAGCGAACCAGCTCGACCCTCTGGAGGTCCCCGCATGA
- a CDS encoding HpcH/HpaI aldolase/citrate lyase family protein, with translation MTVNRLRPRRSCLAVPGSNPRFLEKAQGLAADQVFLDLEDACAPLAKPEARHTIVKFLNEGDWTGKTRVVRVNDWTTEWTYRDVVTVVEGAGQNLDCIMLPKVQTADQVVALDLLLTQIEKTMGFEVGKIGIEAQIENAQGLNNVNAIAQASPRIETIIFGPADFMASINMKSLVVGEQPPGYGADAYHYILMKILMAARANDLQAIDGPYLQIRNVDGFREVAGRAAALGFDGKWVLHPGQVEAANEIFSPSQEDFDHAELILDAYDYYTSEAGGKKGSAMLGDEMIDEASRKMALVISGKGRAAGMQRTSKFEAPEA, from the coding sequence ATGACTGTGAACCGTCTCCGTCCGCGCCGCTCCTGCCTCGCGGTGCCCGGAAGCAACCCCCGCTTCCTGGAGAAGGCCCAGGGTCTGGCGGCCGACCAGGTCTTCCTCGACCTGGAGGACGCCTGCGCCCCGCTCGCCAAGCCGGAGGCCCGGCACACCATCGTCAAGTTCCTGAACGAGGGTGACTGGACGGGCAAGACGCGCGTCGTGCGGGTCAACGACTGGACCACCGAGTGGACCTACCGCGACGTCGTCACCGTCGTCGAGGGCGCCGGCCAGAACCTCGACTGCATCATGCTCCCGAAGGTCCAGACGGCCGACCAGGTCGTCGCCCTGGACCTGCTGCTGACCCAGATCGAGAAGACGATGGGCTTCGAGGTCGGCAAGATCGGCATCGAGGCGCAGATCGAGAACGCGCAGGGCCTCAACAACGTCAACGCGATCGCGCAGGCCTCCCCGCGCATCGAGACGATCATCTTCGGCCCGGCCGACTTCATGGCCTCCATCAACATGAAGTCCCTGGTCGTCGGCGAGCAGCCGCCCGGCTACGGCGCCGACGCCTACCACTACATCCTGATGAAGATCCTGATGGCCGCCCGCGCCAACGACCTCCAGGCGATCGACGGCCCCTACCTGCAGATCCGCAACGTGGACGGCTTCCGCGAGGTCGCGGGCCGCGCCGCCGCCCTCGGCTTCGACGGCAAGTGGGTGCTGCACCCCGGCCAGGTCGAGGCCGCCAACGAGATCTTCTCGCCGTCGCAGGAGGACTTCGACCACGCCGAGCTGATCCTGGACGCGTACGACTACTACACGTCCGAGGCCGGCGGCAAGAAGGGCTCGGCCATGCTCGGCGACGAGATGATCGACGAGGCCTCCCGCAAGATGGCCCTGGTCATCTCGGGCAAGGGCCGCGCGGCCGGCATGCAGCGCACCAGCAAGTTCGAGGCCCCGGAGGCGTAA
- a CDS encoding MaoC family dehydratase: protein MQFGRTYEEFTVGDVYKHWPGKTVTEYDDHLFCLLTMNHHPLHMDTNYAEKTTDFGKNVVVGNYIYSLLLGMSVPDVSGKAIANLEIESLKHVAPTFHGDTIYGETTVLDKTPSKSKNDRGIVYVETKGYKQDGTLVCVFRRKVMVPTETYIKERGGEQPGRPDLQEKQK, encoded by the coding sequence ATGCAGTTCGGCCGCACCTACGAAGAGTTCACCGTCGGGGACGTCTACAAGCACTGGCCCGGGAAGACGGTCACCGAGTACGACGACCACCTCTTCTGTCTCCTGACGATGAACCACCACCCCCTCCACATGGACACGAACTATGCGGAGAAGACGACGGACTTCGGCAAGAACGTCGTCGTCGGCAACTACATCTACTCCCTGCTGCTCGGCATGTCCGTCCCGGACGTCTCCGGCAAGGCCATCGCCAACCTGGAGATCGAGTCGCTCAAGCACGTGGCGCCGACCTTCCACGGCGACACCATCTACGGCGAGACCACGGTCCTCGACAAGACCCCGTCGAAGTCGAAGAACGACCGCGGCATCGTCTACGTGGAGACCAAGGGCTACAAGCAGGACGGCACGCTCGTGTGCGTCTTCCGCCGCAAGGTGATGGTGCCCACCGAGACGTACATCAAGGAGCGCGGCGGCGAGCAGCCCGGCCGCCCGGACCTTCAGGAGAAGCAGAAGTGA
- a CDS encoding acyl-CoA dehydrogenase family protein, with amino-acid sequence MSRLAQTHGLTDVQREILSTVRDFVDKEIIPVATELEHRDEYPQQIVDGLKELGLFGLMIPEEYGGLGESLLTYALCVEEIARGWMSVSGIINTHFIVAYMLKQHGTQEQKEYFLPRMALGEVRGAFSMSEPALGSDVSAISSKAVKDGDEYVLNGQKMWLTNGGTSTLVAVLTRSDEGHPEGTAPHKSMTTFLVEKEPGFGEVRPGLTIPGKIDKMGYKGVDTTELVMDDLRIPANRVLGGETGRGFYQMMDGVEVGRVNVAARGCGVAQRAFELGVSYAQQRHTFGKAIAQHQAIQFKLAEMATKVEAAHAMMVNAARKKDSGERNDLEAGMAKYLASEYCKEVVEDAFRIHGGYGFSKEYEIERLYREAPMLLIGEGTAEIQKMIIGRRLLEEYRFQG; translated from the coding sequence GTGAGCCGACTCGCCCAGACCCACGGCCTGACGGATGTGCAGCGAGAGATCCTGTCCACCGTCCGGGACTTCGTGGACAAGGAGATCATCCCCGTCGCGACGGAGCTGGAGCACCGCGACGAGTACCCGCAGCAGATCGTCGACGGGCTCAAGGAGTTGGGTCTGTTCGGTCTCATGATCCCCGAGGAGTACGGGGGTCTGGGCGAGTCGCTGCTGACGTACGCCCTGTGCGTGGAGGAGATCGCGCGCGGCTGGATGTCGGTCTCCGGCATCATCAACACGCACTTCATCGTGGCGTACATGCTCAAGCAGCACGGCACGCAGGAGCAGAAGGAGTACTTCCTTCCGCGGATGGCGCTCGGCGAGGTGCGCGGCGCGTTCTCGATGTCCGAGCCGGCGCTCGGCTCCGACGTCTCGGCGATCTCGTCGAAGGCGGTCAAGGACGGCGACGAGTACGTCCTGAACGGTCAGAAGATGTGGCTGACCAACGGCGGAACGTCAACGCTCGTGGCGGTTCTCACACGAAGTGACGAAGGACACCCCGAGGGCACGGCCCCGCACAAGTCGATGACGACCTTCCTCGTGGAGAAGGAGCCCGGGTTCGGTGAGGTCCGTCCCGGACTCACCATCCCCGGGAAGATCGACAAGATGGGTTACAAGGGCGTCGACACCACCGAGCTGGTGATGGACGACCTGCGCATTCCGGCCAATCGTGTGCTCGGCGGCGAGACCGGCCGAGGGTTTTACCAAATGATGGACGGCGTCGAGGTCGGCCGCGTGAATGTCGCGGCGCGTGGCTGCGGTGTCGCACAGCGTGCCTTCGAACTGGGTGTCTCGTATGCCCAGCAGCGCCACACTTTCGGCAAGGCGATCGCCCAGCACCAGGCCATCCAGTTCAAGCTGGCCGAGATGGCTACCAAGGTCGAGGCCGCGCATGCGATGATGGTCAACGCAGCACGCAAAAAGGACTCCGGGGAACGAAACGACCTCGAAGCGGGAATGGCCAAGTACCTGGCCTCCGAATACTGCAAGGAAGTCGTGGAGGACGCGTTCCGGATCCATGGCGGATACGGGTTCTCGAAGGAGTACGAGATCGAGCGCCTCTACCGCGAGGCTCCGATGCTGCTGATCGGCGAAGGTACCGCCGAAATCCAGAAAATGATCATTGGTCGTCGACTGCTCGAAGAGTATCGGTTCCAGGGCTGA
- a CDS encoding phosphatidylserine decarboxylase, producing the protein MPHSQTSAPRDGFLGGRLARGASPWLLPTVATAALSLARSRRSKKAAALAVPTTALAAGMLWFFRDPEREIASGRVISPADGVVQSIMPWKDGRTRVAIFMSPLNVHVNRAPLSGTVTSVEHIPGGFVPAFNKESENNERVVWHFDTELGDIEMIQIAGAVARRIVPYIPQGTKVEQGERIGLIRFGSRVDIYLPEGVEVDVEVGQKTVAGVTRIDRD; encoded by the coding sequence ATGCCCCACAGCCAAACCTCTGCACCACGCGACGGCTTCCTCGGTGGTCGCCTTGCGCGCGGAGCATCGCCGTGGCTCCTTCCGACCGTCGCCACGGCCGCTCTGAGCCTGGCCCGATCGCGTCGGTCCAAGAAGGCCGCAGCACTCGCCGTCCCGACCACCGCTCTGGCGGCTGGCATGCTGTGGTTCTTCCGCGACCCCGAGCGCGAGATCGCCTCCGGCCGGGTCATCTCCCCGGCCGACGGTGTGGTGCAGAGCATCATGCCGTGGAAGGACGGCCGCACCCGCGTCGCGATCTTCATGAGCCCGCTGAACGTCCACGTGAACCGCGCGCCGCTCTCCGGCACCGTGACCTCCGTCGAGCACATCCCCGGCGGATTCGTCCCGGCGTTCAACAAGGAGAGCGAGAACAACGAGCGCGTCGTCTGGCACTTCGACACCGAGCTCGGTGACATCGAGATGATCCAGATCGCCGGCGCCGTCGCCCGCCGCATCGTGCCCTACATCCCCCAGGGCACGAAGGTCGAGCAGGGCGAGCGCATCGGTCTGATCCGGTTCGGCTCGCGCGTGGACATCTACCTGCCCGAGGGCGTCGAGGTCGACGTCGAGGTCGGGCAGAAGACGGTGGCTGGGGTGACTCGCATTGACCGTGACTGA
- the pssA gene encoding CDP-diacylglycerol--serine O-phosphatidyltransferase: protein MPLSLRLSIADTLTLGNATCGFMAVYFTTTGILIPHIQGSNDSGMARHSAATAVILMLAAAIFDLFDGLVARKLRSSPMGAELDNLSDLISFGLAPAYFVLVYGMVADDAHQRVAAVGAIVVLLAVVLRLARFSCVTVKDGTFQGMPSPFGALTVVSIVLLELPFVATLLAIIGTAWLMVSRVEYPKPRGRTAVAMLSWIVLSMALLAAWAFDAPGGQLLLQTGCALQLVLGAVIPLFATARRVNNFRDNRREARAAQLP from the coding sequence ATGCCGCTCTCACTGCGTCTGTCGATAGCGGACACGCTCACGCTCGGCAACGCCACGTGCGGCTTCATGGCGGTCTACTTCACGACGACCGGCATTCTGATCCCGCACATCCAGGGCAGCAACGACTCCGGCATGGCGCGGCACTCCGCCGCGACGGCCGTGATCCTGATGCTGGCCGCCGCGATCTTCGACCTGTTCGACGGTCTGGTGGCCCGCAAGCTGCGTTCGTCGCCGATGGGCGCGGAGCTGGACAACCTCTCCGACCTCATCAGCTTCGGGCTCGCGCCCGCCTACTTCGTGCTCGTCTACGGCATGGTCGCCGACGACGCGCACCAGAGAGTGGCCGCGGTCGGAGCGATCGTGGTGCTCCTGGCGGTGGTGCTGAGACTCGCGCGGTTCTCCTGCGTGACCGTGAAGGACGGCACGTTCCAGGGCATGCCGTCGCCGTTCGGCGCGCTGACGGTCGTCTCGATCGTTCTCCTGGAGCTGCCCTTCGTGGCGACGCTCCTGGCGATCATCGGTACGGCGTGGCTGATGGTGAGCCGGGTCGAGTACCCGAAGCCGCGGGGCCGCACGGCGGTCGCGATGCTGTCGTGGATCGTCCTGAGCATGGCTCTGCTGGCCGCGTGGGCCTTCGACGCCCCCGGGGGCCAGCTGCTCCTCCAGACGGGCTGTGCGCTCCAGCTGGTGCTCGGAGCGGTCATCCCGCTCTTCGCCACGGCTCGCCGCGTGAACAATTTCCGCGACAACCGCCGCGAGGCGCGTGCCGCGCAGCTTCCGTAG